The nucleotide sequence TGACAGAGTACTACAATATAATGAAGAAaagcaaatgaagaaaaataaacgCAGTCTTATTCAACCATTTCCATGGGAAACAAAACTAACCTGctgggttttctttttctgatgcTGAAACAAAAAAGTATCACCAACTAAAAAATCCATCAGTTTAAAAATGCCATTAGGGGTTAGCCATATTAAGCACACAAGGtaatttgtgttttatttctgTCAGATCATGAAAGAAATGTATTTTGTAACTTACAACTCTGAGATTATTCACTACAAACTTTGTGGTGGTGCCACCTTTtgtgctgtttttgttttaaatagcaTTATTCCCAGtcgcaaaaaaagagaaagaaagagaagcagctcACTTTGTCTACTTTATAAAAATTAGTCAGAAAAGCTACATTCTTCTTTGCATTTGGGGCCATACAGTCCTCGAACAGACACCACGCTTCCTGCACGTGGTTCACTACGCATGCTCGTGGTCTGTGTGGCTTCTCTAGGTTTCCAGCACTCGCTTCATCCCATTTTAGCCAAAAGAATAAGAAGACACAGTGCCAACAACATAGCAAGACATAGAGAGTCCGCACTGGACACTGACATGGATTTTTAGACGCGTGCCTGAAAGTTGGGCATAGGCACACTGAATTACCTCAGGTGATTTTAGAAATAAACTATGTGAACAGCTCAACTTTCAAAGAATCTGGCAAATCATTTAAGAATCTTCATTTAAGACAGTCAGATTCAAGGGACAAGTTAAGTCATTATAAAATGACTCATTTATACATTTGGGTAAATCTAAGAATGTCTTTATTATTTTTCCAGACCAAACATCTCATAACTATGAATATGTGACCTACTTTGTAATGATttaatgttttgctttttttagtGGAAGTTTATGTGAAACACTCATGTAATttgactttcaagacagattATTCTCGATTGGTGATTTCAAGATAGCAACAAACATTTTACACAATGGAGACTTTTACTGGTCAACTCAATGATGTCCTGAAGCACACAGGAAGagcgcttcagaaagttcatggaaaaagtggCATTAGAATTTAATACCACAGGTTTTTGGCCTATCATATTTATGGTCATAATTATGCTTACCATTTAAAATGCTTATAACAAAATTAATGGCATAAAGACACAACAATGTACACAATGATGTCCACAAAAGAGAGCTATCTAGTATCAAAACTGAATTGCCCTTGGATTATTCTTGCCGCATTCTTCAATGaagttcatctttatgaaaaattgagaagggattttttttaacttttgtccAAGCTATTGTTAAACTCCTAGAGCATAGTAATAGTAAATCAATATATTTCAGAAAAATTTTGATTTCATAAAATTTTCACAAAACCCTAACAGATGATTTCCACTTAACCGCATCATCTTTGTGCTTTCTCTAAAATCCACGCAACCGAAACACGCATGCTAAGAAACTACTCAATTTCGTGGGTTTGGAGCTACTTCTCTGCAGATTTCTGCAGAATACTCTCATTCCTAGACACACAGCCCTAAGCAAACAAtgtataaataatttttaagaaaaggaaaatgcTCTACTTTAGGAATATTGTAGTACTAAACCCTCACACCTCAGGTTATTTTCTCGGCTATGTGAAAGCGAAGAAGCAGGTGAGGTTTACAGCACACACGGACTGAAGAACAATGGGCTCTGGGACCTGGCGCTGCAGGCTTGCAGCTATACCTCCTTCTGCAAGACTGTTTGTAAATCGCCATAGAAATTGGTCAAGGTGCTTGCCATGGCCGTGTCTACTGCAGACTGAGGAAGCATCCCTCGGAGATCCGTCTGGATGTAGCCCGTCAAGAGACTCTGGCTTGCATTGTCTTTATATGGAACACAAAACCAGCCACAGGGGTGATTATAGCCACGAACAAATTCTGGTCTCTTTTCACTCCAGTCCAGGCTTATCCCTACAAGGCAATTTAAAAAGAAGACTATTAGTAGGAGTGACTGACATCTGTCTAAAACTCTCATTAAAAACATCAATTTTTTTGGTTTAAGTATTTATCTTATCCACATAGAGGAAACTTAAGCCCTAAGAGTGACTGTGGCAGAACGGGAATGATAATTCCCAAGTAGCATTCACACAGAAGGCAGAGTAGACAGGGAACTGGGAAACTGTTGATCCCTTCAGAGTATACCACATCatatcatcttcatgaattatgATTCTTGGCTGTAGCAGCCAGGCCTCAAGATGTCGGTAATCAAACCTTGGGTGTCCAAAGCGCCCCTATGTTCACTGTTGGTACTGGCTGCCACCTCAAGTATATtctatacaaatatatatgtatatatatacctatagctACATTTTACAAAGCATAAGCTTCCCAGTGACAATATTTTTAATCTTAAATAGTAGAATACTCCACAGCTCAAGTAAAGAAAACCATTCCAAAATCCTAACTCTATTTCCACTATTACCAAAAACCCGTTTTCTGAGTGAGTGGGAAGAAAACATTTAGTAGGTCCCCTTTCTTGGAAGCAGTCAACAAgaaagcaaactccctgccatcaagtctgtgctTGCTCAGAGggacccctgcaggtttctgagactgcagttgTGTTCtggagtagaaaatccagtctttctccagtggagctgtgGGTGATTTCGAACAacagaccatgtggatcgcaagcCACCTAAATGGCAGACCCTTACggatattattttatttcaaaggGTTGGGCATTTACAAACAAATTGTGGTGAACATATAGAACGATGGGGGTTGGAAATTTATCGCACATAAAAAAAACATTGAGCCTAGAAAACGCATTTATTTAAACCAAAATGAAAGAAAGTATACAGGCTGAAGATTATTACCACAAGATAGAAGCCCTTCTTTATAGTCCACAGTATAGGAGAAATCAACAAATTCTCTTGGTGATATGATATTCCAAAGCTGACCAGCAGTGGTGTATCGCATCACACAGCAGTTCTGAAAGAGGGCAGAGGTCAGACAGCTGTTACTATTAAAGGAAGCATGAAGAATTTATATATCATGCTACTCTTCAGTGAAAAACTAAGACTCATTTGCAGTGTTTACTAATTACTACACACAACAATGCTTATAGTGATTCCAACAAGCATGGATAGCTATTCTAAATCTCCATGCTTCCTAACAGACATGGGGAGGATTATATTCAAAATAAAGAGTGATAAGTTACTTCTACAAATCTTGAATTCATTCCTGTTGCTGTTGATACCATAGTCGTGTTTATTGgtgccaagtaggccaataggaacatgtgggcagagattaatcaggtcacagcttgattggagggaaacaagataaatggctctgcaaggtccACCTCCTCGTTCCCTGGTGATCTGACCaacgtgctgctgctttagctagttccctgactcaacctgtgtgctatactacctgtgggtcaagccaacccatggatcgagACCTGCTTTATCACACTGCTGGTGCGCACATTGCTTGAACTTGAGGTTGGTAGATCCTGTCTCCTTGTGTGAGTTCAAAATCTCATCAGGGCCTGCTTTGCCATGCACACGAGCTACTGACCGCTGCTGACCCAccatgctgtctgctgcctgcaggcaaaCTGCCTGCCTTGACtaagggaagactctgctgtctgcttgctTGACCTTagacccagcagcccatgtgagttaaagaaattccagtacattaactgttccatgaaagtgagttgaacagagccctctgtcctgctgtgtggactaattcgctgttatattccttcttgctgtataaacctttatatatatatatatatatatataaatcataatgtcctggttttgtttctctagagaaccctgcctgatACAGTTGCATTGTATTCTGTATGATATGCCACATGGAAGAATGTGGTGTAGACCATTTTAGAGTATTTAAAATCTATGAGGGAAGTGGTGGTttgatttccccctctcccccaaattttacaTTTTGGAACTTCAAGTAAAGTTTTATAACTAAAGACTAAAGATTTTCTTAAGCGACAAAATATTGCTGCTGtgacgtggagagcaaatactttgagaatgatgagggtagcggatgtacaaatgtgctttacacaaatgatgtttatgtatggattgtgatgggagttgtatgagcccctaataaaatgattaaaaacatatTGCTGCCGTGGGAAAAAATGTCCATTCTGAGGAACCCTTATTTTCAGAGGTAGCACAGGATTCTCATAAGACCTTTACCATGACTACCTATTCTCAAAGCGAAAATACAAAGGATACAAGTATGTACCCAGGCACCTGTTTGCTCActcgccctctctctctctctctctctctctctctctctctctctctctcaagtagTTTCTAAACAAATACCTCTTCCAAGTGCTCCACAATATCCAAGGAAGTCATTAAGCTGTCCCAATCCAAGCGGCAGGGCCCTGGACGTATGTGGTCTATTATATTGTTGACACTGCCATCTAGAACACCTTGGGCTTTATAGCTAGAGAAACCAGGTAAAAGTCCAATGTTAGTAGAATGAAAAATCTCAGCACACCTCACAGTTCAGAGCTACTGCAGAAAGGAGGAAAAGTTAACAGGGGTTTTGTCAAAGGAGTAAATCTCACATCTTAAGtcctcattgttttcttctaAATCAGAATGTACTCTTTGGCTACAACACAAAGAGCAGAACAAAGGCTGTGCTCCGTGTCATTATGAACACAGACCCCCCCTCCCCATGTGTGGGTGCTGGACAGCAGACCAGACACTGCAATGCAGCATTTCCTAAAGTGGGAGATACCATTGCGAGGGGCACTGGAGTGATCCAGGAGGGCTGCAGAATTAGGTATCTACACATTACCCTGGATTACGGGCTAGagtaaaacatttttaattgccaggggtggGGGCTGAGTAATTCCCCCAGCACCCCTGGCCTGGAAAAGAGTTCAGTACATCAATAAACTTGGGAACCTATGCTGTTATCTAACATGACAGTCTTTCAGTAGTGGTCCTTTAACATGCCACTAGTGTGTCTTCTCTTGACTTGTGAAAGCTTCTTATCAGGAACAGAAACATGGGCAGTGGAAGAGAACGTGCAGGGAGTAACTGCAGCACATGAGGACCTGGAGTAGTTCAGGACAGTACTCTAAGTCAATGGTAAAAAAATGTGGGAAAAACTAAAAATCAAATTCTTACTTTATGTCATTTAAATTAATCCAGTGCAATTAAAGCACCTTATGGACAATAGGAAACTTTCCCTTTACATAGGACAAATGACAAGAAACCAGCTTTGTAACCACAGAGCACAGGGAATCTGTAAGTGCACAGAAGACACAAAATCACAAATAATAAAAAGATTGGTGGAAAAACTTAAGTTCCCCATTAAAAATTACAgcataaacaaaccaaaaaatttaAACATGGCACAGACTGGGAGTAGTTATGTGCAACACAGATAAACATTAAGTATTATGGgaatatataatatgtaaaataattatataatgaGATTTTTGTTTTTGATAAGTCTAACACAAGattagttgttcaaacccacaagcctctccttaagctgtctgctcccataaagatttaaaacctCAAAAACCCAGAGACGGTTCTCTGTCCTCGGATcacggagtcagaatg is from Tenrec ecaudatus isolate mTenEca1 chromosome 2, mTenEca1.hap1, whole genome shotgun sequence and encodes:
- the STARD4 gene encoding stAR-related lipid transfer protein 4 isoform X1, coding for MERLPDTAAFSTKLKNTLIQYHSIEDDNWRVAKKTKGVTVWRKPSEEFSGYLYKAQGVLDGSVNNIIDHIRPGPCRLDWDSLMTSLDIVEHLEENCCVMRYTTAGQLWNIISPREFVDFSYTVDYKEGLLSCGISLDWSEKRPEFVRGYNHPCGWFCVPYKDNASQSLLTGYIQTDLRGMLPQSAVDTAMASTLTNFYGDLQTVLQKEV
- the STARD4 gene encoding stAR-related lipid transfer protein 4 isoform X2 translates to MRYTTAGQLWNIISPREFVDFSYTVDYKEGLLSCGISLDWSEKRPEFVRGYNHPCGWFCVPYKDNASQSLLTGYIQTDLRGMLPQSAVDTAMASTLTNFYGDLQTVLQKEV